TTGGCAGTGAGTTTGGCAATCAGCTGTTCTACGGGTTGCTGCTCCAGCATTGCCACAGCCGTGAGAGGTGCTTGTTGCACCACAGCCAGCATCCGTTTTGCTGGATTTCCTTTTGCACCAGCTGTACCGGCTGACACAATAAAACTGAAAGCAATAACCACCACGGCGGCCACAATCGCATTAGAAAGTTTCTGATTGAAATAGCGTTTAAACGGTGACCAGTGGTTCATTACATGCAATAACATAGCCATGACGAACAGCAGCCCTAGCCATTCGTGCATAGATTTGATCAGCCCTTCCGATAAATGAAAGAACAACAAGATGCCACTTGATCCCACCACCAAAGACACGCCAATGACCAGTGGTGTCGACCAGTGACGAATGCCCATTTTGAACATGTTAGTCTTCCCCTGAAAATTATTGCTGAGATTATTCTGCCACGCCAACTGTAAAGATTGGCTTAATTGGCACGTAAAGAAGGGTAAAACAAAGCGGTGCTTATCATGATGGTTAAGCACCGGCCGTTAACTGGTTCAGATAGGCTTACTTGTTTGTTTCAAAAAATGGCAGCGTGCTGTTCGGCAGCATGGTTGCGGGCAATTTACCATCCCACCTTTCGGCTTTGGTCAGTTCAATCAGGTCTTTATTTTTTGCCAGCGCATCAGCACGACTTTTGATTGCAGCCGCTTCTGCGTCACCTTTTATGCGGATCGCCTCTGCCTCTGCTTTGGCTTTAGCCAATTGTGAATCGGCTTCAGCTTGGGCTTTGGTGACGGCAATCTGCGCACTCACGCGTTCTTTTTCCAGATTTTGTTTTTGCGTCTGTACTTCCACTTCTGCACGCATGCGATCTTCTACCGATTTTTCATAAGCCGAAGAAAAATCGATATTTTCGACCTGCACAGAGGTGATTTCAATCGGCCCATGAACGGAGTCTTTCAATGCCTGATTCACATCCATGACGAATTTAACGCGCTCCTGAACGGCTGAAATGGCAGTGTACTGACCAAAGATATTCTCTATCTGGGTCGGCACCTGACGATCGACCAGGCGGTCCACCATCGCATCGATACTCTTAAACTCGGCATAGACCTCAGCGGCTTTGTCCTCTGGGACACGGAAAGTGACCGAAGCACGAATGGTCGCAGGCTGCTGATCCCGGCTATACGCCTGCAATTTGGGATAGCTAACCGTATGAGTCTGCGTGGAAATTTTCACTATCTTGTCAAACAACGGTAATTTGAAACCCATACCAGGTTCCGCAGTACCAATCACCCTACCGTTACGCAGATGAACGCCACGCTCCCCCTGATCCACGGTGAACCAGCTACCATAAGCAATCACCACCAGAACGATAATCACCAACAACGGTACCAGTTTTATGACACTGGTATTCGATGGAGCATTGTATTGAATTGCCATTACTGCTTTCCTTAAGTTCAATCCCTGGGCTTAATTCTTGATGTGGTGGCTGAACAACGACGGGAACCGCCACAAAAACTGGAGTAAATAACATTAACTTTATGAATTACGATGAGTATTTAGCATATCAACATCGATAACGCGCCGAAAGTTTTACATTTTTCACATCGATGACACAAGCACATTGCAGTAAAACCGATAACTGCGCAATCTCAATCAAGTAAGCAATTCTGCCTTATGACAAACTTGCCGCAGTTTCTGACAAGGGGAGAACAATGAAAGGTGTTAGTGAACGTCATCAGCAAAGTATCCAGCGTGTTTGCGAATATATTCAACAGCATCTGGATGAGGAGCTATCAGCGGAACAGCTGAGTGAAGTTGCCGCCTGTTCCAGATTTCACTTTCATCGGATATTTATGGCGTTTATGGGGTTGAGCACTACACGCTACATCCAACGAGTAAAACTGCGACGGGCATCTTTTCAACTGGCATTTGAACAGCAAAAGATTATCGATATCGCCATCGAAGCAGGTTTTGGAAGCAGTGAAGCATTCACCCGCGCGTTCAAAAGTAGTTTCCTGCAGACGCCCTCTCAGTTCAGAACACAACCTGACTGGCAACACTGGCATAGCGTGTTGCAGTTACCAATGATTGCCAAAGAGGATTACATCATGGATGTAAAAATTGTGGATTTTCCACCGCGTAATATTGCCTACCTCAGTCATCGCGGTTCACCGCAACGAGTGCTCGACAGCGCTGCGAAATTCATTGCCTGGCGTAAGCAGACTGGTTTGTCACCGGTTGCCTCCAGTGAAACGTATGCCGTGCCCTACAGTGACCCTAACACTGTGGCACCGGAAGATTTTCGCCTGGATATCTGTGGCACAATTCAACAGTCGCAGATACCTTATAACGAATTTGGCGTTATCGCTGGCACGCTGCCGGGCGGTCGCTGCGCAGTCGCACGCCATTACGGTAGTCACGACCACATCGGCGACACGGTATATCGACTGTATCGGGAATGGTTGCCGCAAAGTGGTGAGGAACTCCGGGATTTTCCCTGTTACTTCCACTGGCTCAATTTCGTGCATGAGGTAGATGAAAGCGAGCTAATGACCGATGTTTATCTGCCGCTTAAATAAGTGACTAAAGGGACCACATCCGGTCTCTTTTTATCCAAATCATGATGCTATATAGCGAAGACAAATAAGATTAATGTCTTCCCGTCAGTTTACGATAACTCAGCGCTAGTAAGTGCAGCATCAACAGCCCCGTAAAAGTACAACAGAAAAACAGCAGAGCAATCGAGTTAACGGTGCGAGGTGTCTCGTGGTACAACGAATACCACAACGGCCAACAGGTTACCGATAAAATGGTCAACTGCCAGATGCAGGTTTTACAACGGCCAAGTTTGCGGCGAAATACCGTACTGAAACACGCTTCACAGGCCATATCCTTGATACCTATGTTTACCCTTTACCGATGATATTACTCATCTCTAAACCGTAAATCTGTGTTTTGCGTCCTTATTCGTCATTCGTTGGTGCACCCCAAATCTAGCGCATAAATTGGCTGGATTACTCAACATTTCCTAGACGGCTATACGGACGTTCAACCTGGATACGGATATCAAGTGAGTCAACATGCGCAGCAAATCTCTACGCTATATCAGCAACTGAGCCAACAACTGGAAAGTTTTAAAGTTTGATATAGAGATCCGAGCCATATACTGCCAG
This portion of the Shewanella yunxiaonensis genome encodes:
- a CDS encoding prohibitin family protein; this translates as MAIQYNAPSNTSVIKLVPLLVIIVLVVIAYGSWFTVDQGERGVHLRNGRVIGTAEPGMGFKLPLFDKIVKISTQTHTVSYPKLQAYSRDQQPATIRASVTFRVPEDKAAEVYAEFKSIDAMVDRLVDRQVPTQIENIFGQYTAISAVQERVKFVMDVNQALKDSVHGPIEITSVQVENIDFSSAYEKSVEDRMRAEVEVQTQKQNLEKERVSAQIAVTKAQAEADSQLAKAKAEAEAIRIKGDAEAAAIKSRADALAKNKDLIELTKAERWDGKLPATMLPNSTLPFFETNK
- a CDS encoding DUF4405 domain-containing protein — its product is MFKMGIRHWSTPLVIGVSLVVGSSGILLFFHLSEGLIKSMHEWLGLLFVMAMLLHVMNHWSPFKRYFNQKLSNAIVAAVVVIAFSFIVSAGTAGAKGNPAKRMLAVVQQAPLTAVAMLEQQPVEQLIAKLTAKGVKVDSPSQNLEQLAKSNNMHPFALLDIVNNNTISTDNHQD
- a CDS encoding AraC family transcriptional regulator, giving the protein MKGVSERHQQSIQRVCEYIQQHLDEELSAEQLSEVAACSRFHFHRIFMAFMGLSTTRYIQRVKLRRASFQLAFEQQKIIDIAIEAGFGSSEAFTRAFKSSFLQTPSQFRTQPDWQHWHSVLQLPMIAKEDYIMDVKIVDFPPRNIAYLSHRGSPQRVLDSAAKFIAWRKQTGLSPVASSETYAVPYSDPNTVAPEDFRLDICGTIQQSQIPYNEFGVIAGTLPGGRCAVARHYGSHDHIGDTVYRLYREWLPQSGEELRDFPCYFHWLNFVHEVDESELMTDVYLPLK
- a CDS encoding DUF3624 domain-containing protein, which codes for MACEACFSTVFRRKLGRCKTCIWQLTILSVTCWPLWYSLYHETPRTVNSIALLFFCCTFTGLLMLHLLALSYRKLTGRH